A genomic region of Colletotrichum destructivum chromosome 5, complete sequence contains the following coding sequences:
- a CDS encoding Putative glycine cleavage system P protein: protein MASLRLPLPRQLRLVAPRSRVLARQTPSASWVCNSCASNSAVTSRVPRVRTFSAITSLQNATSARIPSVDASLEPLQRPESFIPRHIGPDVHDAEAMLKALDPPANSIDEFIAQVLPADILSERKTFAWDTEGPTDESKILARATAWAKANEAAPLPLIGAGYNPSVTPRVIQTNVLESPAWYTSYTPYQPEISQGRLESLLNYQTMVCDLTGLPISNASLLDEGTAAAEAMTLSMNALSASRAKRPGKTFVVSHLVHPQSISVLKSRAQGFGIKVETLDVSTAETQEKIKALGQDLVGVMVQYPDTRGKVEDFRGLSELVHEQGALLSAATDLLALTVLTPPGEWGADIAFGSAQRFGVPLGFGGPHAAFFAVKEAHKRRIPGRLVGVSKDRSGRRALRLALQTREQHIRREKATSNVCTAQALLANMAALFAVYHGPEGLKEIASRLVRLARGVQAVAEAAGLETEQSGASPDGKVLFDTVVIKAGDRTQNILAEAKKAGLGFRDYGNGDIGISVNETVNEEVFHTIATVLGKATGAQTAEVASKAYGALTQDIAELLPESLRRQSAYLTHPVFNTHRSETEILRYIHHLQSKDLSLVHSMIPLGSCTMKLNSATEMALISLPGFSTIHPHTPMSELKGYTALIDSLSEQLKGITAMDAVSLQPNSGAQGEFAGLRVIRKYLEQQPGKKRDICLIPVSAHGTNPASAAMAGMRVVPIKCDQKTGNLDIEDLEAKCKKHADELGAFMVTYPSTYGVFEPSVKKACDLVHQYGGQVYMDGANMNAQIGICSPGEIGADVCHLNLHKTFCIPHGGGGPGVGPICVKEHLGPYLPGRSPEAGEAMVASAPYGSAGILPISWAYNALMGNDGLRLATKAAILNANYILARLKPHYKILYTNENGRCAHEFILDARPFSATAGIEAIDIAKRLQDYGFHAPTMSWPVSNTLMIEPTESESKEELDRFIDTLISIRQEIREVEEGKQPREGNVLKMAPHPQMDVILGDGEGKWDRPYTREKAVYPLPHLKEKKFWPSVGRIDDTYGDLNLFCTCPPVVDTTQE from the exons ATGGCATCTTTGAGattgcccctcccccgccaGCTTCGGCTGGTAGCTCCGAGGTCGAGGGTTCTCGCCCGGcagacgccgtcggcctcgtgggTTTGCAACTCATGCGCCTCAAACTCGGCCGTGACCTCTCGGGTCCCCCGTGTGAGGaccttcagcgccatcacATCCCTCCAGAACGCCACGAGCGCGAGGATCCCCTCGGTCGACGCCTCCCTTGAACCGCTCCAGAGGCCCGAGTCGTTCATCCCCCGCCACATCGGCCCTGACGTCCatgacgccgaggccatgcTCAAGGCGCTTGACCCTCCCGCCAACTCCATTGATGAGTTTATTGCCCAGGTTCTTCCCGCGGATATCCTCTCCGAGAGGAAGACTTTCGCCTGGGACACCGAGGGCCCGACGGATGAGAGCAAGATCCTGGCGCGGGCCACCGCCTGGGCCAAGGCTAACGAGGCCGCTCCCTTGCCTTTGATCGGCGCTGGATACAACCCCAGCGTCACGCCCCGTGTTATTCAGACCAATGTCCTGGAAAGCCCGGCTTGGTACACCAGCTACACCCCTTACCAGCCGGAAATCAGCCAGGGACGTCTCGAGTCGCTCCTCAACTACCAGACCATGGTCTGCGACCTGACTGGTCTCCCCATCTCCAATGCCAGTCTCCTGGACGAGGgaacggcggccgccgaggccatgacCCTGTCGATGAACGCTCTCTCTGCCTCCCGTGCCAAGAGGCCCGGCAAGACTTTTGTTGTCTCCCACCTTGTTCACCCCCAGTCCATTTCCGTTCTCAAGAGCAGAGCCCAGGGATTCGGCATCAAGGTCGAGACCCTCGATGTCAGCACCGCTGAGACCCAGGAGAAGATCAAGGCCCTGGGACAGGACCTGGTCGGTGTCATGGTCCAGTACCCCGACACCAGGGGCAAGGTTGAGGACTTTAGGGGCCTTTCCGAGCTCGTTCACGAGCAGGGTGCCCTGCTCAGCGCCGCGACCGACCTTCTGGCCCTGACGGTCCTTACGCCTCCTGGCGAGTGGGGTGCCGACATTGCTTTTGGAAGCGCCCAGCGCTTCGGTGTAcccctcggcttcggcggaCCCcacgccgccttcttcgccgtcaaggaggcccACAAGCGCCGCATACCCGGCCGCCTGGTCGGTGTCTCCAAGGACCGCAGCGGCCGCCGGGCCCTGAGATTGGCTCTGCAGACCCGTGAGCAGCACATCCGCCGTGAGAAGGCCACCAGCAACGTCTGCACCGCACAGGCTCTTCTGGCCAACATGGCTGCGCTGTTCGCCGTCTACCACGGCCCTGAGGGGCTCAAGGAGATCGCCTCGAGACTGGTCCGACTTGCTcgcggcgtccaggccgtcgccgaggccgctgGTCTGGAGACTGAGCAGAGCGGTGCCAGCCCCGACGGCAAGGTTTTGTTCGACACTGTCGTGATCAAGGCTGGCGATCGCACCCAGAACATCTTGGCCGAGGCTAAGAAGGCTGGTCTGGGCTTCCGCGACTACGGAAACGGCGACATTGGCATCAGTGTTAACGAGACGGTCAACGAGGAAGTCTTCCACACCATCGCCACCGTCCTCGGCAAAGCCACCGGCGCGCAGACCGCCGAGGTCGCGAGCAAGGCCTACGGCGCCCTCACCCAGGACATTGCGGAACTGTTGCCCGAGTCTCTCCGTCGCCAGTCTGCCTACCTCACCCACCCCGTCTTCAACACCCACCGCAGTGAGACGGAGATCCTCCGCTACATCCATCACCTCCAGTCCAAGGACCTGTCCCTCGTCCACTCCATGATCCCTCTCGGATCCTGCACCATGAAGCTGAACAGCGCGACCGAGATGGCGCTGATCTCCCTCCCCGGCTTCTCCACGATCCACCCCCACACGCCCATGAGCGAGCTCAAGGGCTACACGGCCCTGATCGACAGCCTGTCGGAGCAGCTCAAGGGCATCACCGCCATGGACGCCGTCTCCCTGCAGCCTAACTCGGGCGCCCAGGGCGAGTTTGCCGGCCTGCGCGTCATCCGCAAGTacctcgagcagcagccgggCAAGAAGCGTGATATCTGCCTGATCCCGGTCTCGGCCCACGGCACCAACCCTgcctcggccgccatggccggcaTGCGCGTCGTTCCTATCAAGTGCGACCAGAAGACGGGTAACCTGGATATTGAGGACCTGGAAGCCAAGTGCAAGAagcacgccgacgagctcggtgCCTTCATGGTCACCTATCCCAGCACCTACGGAGTCTTCGAGCCCAGTGTCAAGAAGGCCTGCGACCTTGTCCACCAGTACGGTGGTCAGGTGTACATGGACGGCGCCAACATGAACGCCCAGATCGGCATCTGCTCGCCTGGCGAGATCGGGGCCGACGTTTGCCATCTCAACCTCCACAAGACTTTCTGCATCccccacggcggcggcggtcccgGTGTTGGACCCATCTGCGTCAAGGAGCACCTCGGCCCTTACCTGCCCGGCCGCTCGCCCGAGGCCGGGGAGGCCATGGTGGCCAGCGCGCCGTACGGCAGCGCCGGCATTCTGCCCATCAGCTGGGCGTACAACGCGCTCATGGGCAACGACGGCCTGCGCCTCGCGACCAAGGCGGCCATCCTCAACGCCAACTACATCCTCGCGCGCCTCAAGCCGCACTACAAGATCCTCTACACCAACGAGAACGGCCGGTGTGCGCACGAGTTCATCCTCGACGCGCGGCCGTTCAGCGCGACGGCGGGCATCGAGGCGATCGATATCGCCAAGCGCCTCCAGGACTACGGCTTCCAcgcgccgacgatgagctgGCCCGTAAGCAACACGCTCATGATTGAGCCGACGGAGAGCGAGAGcaaggaggagctcgaccgCTTCATCGACACGCTCATCAGCATCCGTCAGGAGAtccgcgaggtcgaggagggcaagcAGCCCCGCGAGGGCAACGTCCTCAAAATGGCGCCTCACCCGCAGATGGACGTCAtcctgggcgacggcgagggcaaaTGGGACCGCCCTTACACCCGCGAGAAGGCGGTGTACCCGCTGCCGCAcctgaaggagaagaagttctGGCCCAGCGTGGGTCGCATCGACGACA CATACGGTGACCTGAACCTCTTCTGCACGTGCCCCCCCGTTGTGGACACGACGCAGGAGTAA